CCTTTATTCAGGAAGAACCATCCAGGCTGCACTCCAAGCACTTACACATTATGGCAGATCCAGGTCTGTGGAATTGATGGTACTTATTGACCGCCGATTTAATCGCTGTTTGCCTATCCAGGGTCAATACGTTGGACTTAAAGTAGATTCTTTGGATCAAGCTTATGTAAAGGTGGAATTGGAAGAGGAGGGTCACGAAGACCGGGTTTTATTTTTTGACGCGGATCAAAAAGTTGAGAAATGAAGGAACAAGCATTGAGTACAAACCACTTGCTTGGAATAAAAGATCTTAATCTTCAGGATATCCAGCTGATTTTGAAAACAGCGGATCAGTTTAAAGAAGTCATAAACAGACCCATTAAAAAGGTACCTTCACTGAGAGACATCACCATTGCCAACTTGTTTTTTGAAAATTCCACAAGAACTAAATTGTCTTTTGAGCTGGCAGAAAAAAGATTATCCGCAGATATCATTAATTTTAGTTCTTCCGGATCCTCCGTTAGTAAAGGAGAAACTTTGTTGGACACCGTCCAGAATATCCTAGCCATGAAAGTGGACATGATTGTCGTAAGACATTCTTCGGTTGGGGCAGCCCGATTTATTGCATCGAAAGTCAAAGCTCAAGTCATCAATGCAGGAGATGGAACCCACGAGCACCCAACACAGGCTTTATTGGATGCCTTTTCGATTCAAAAGTCACTTGGGTATTTAAAAGGTGCTAAAATTGCCATTATAGGTGATGTGTTGCACTCAAGAGTAGCATTGTCCAATATTTTCTGTTTGACCAAACTTGGCGCAAAAATTAAAGTTTGCGGACCTCCTACCTTAATTCCTAAATATATCAAGGACTTAGATATAGACGTCGATTACGATCTTAAAAGTACATTGGCTTGGTGTGACGTGGCCAATGTTCTCCGAATTCAAACCGAGCGTATGGAACTGCAGTATTTTCCATCTGCTAGAGAATATCATCGTTTTTTTGGTATCGATTTGGAATTGTTGCAATCGATGAAAAATAAGATCATTTTGATGCATCCCGGCCCAATTAACCGGGGAGTTGAATTAACAAGTCTGGCAGCTGACAGCCAACAATCCATCATATTAGAGCAGGTGGAAAATGGAGTTGCAATCAGAATGGCCGTTTTGTATTTATTGGCAAATAAAGTTTAAAAATTGTATAATAAAGCACAATTTCCAAACATTTTGCATTTTTAAAACATTATGCAGTTTGGTGATACGTTGTATTTCCAACATAGTCCGGTTTTCCAAATTTCAAAAGATCCCATGATGTTACGCAAATTATTGCACGTCAGTTTATTGTCTATCTGTATCTTGAGTTTAGATGCTCAGGGATATGAGATCAAGGTTAAAATCAAAGCCTATCAAAATGATACCCTTTTGCTCGGTTACCATTTTGGGGACAAGACCTATCTAAAGGATACCGCAATTAGAAAATCCGATGTTTTTACTTTTAAGGACGATACGCTGTTAGAAGGTGGGATGTATCTGTTGGTGCTGAAACCCAATAATGATTTTATACAAATACTTATTGATAAGGACAATCAAAAATTTTCCTGTGAGACCGATACCAATGATTTATCCGGGAACATTAAGTTTAAAAATTCAAAACTAAATCAGGAGTTTTATGATTATCTTGATTTCCTGGATATTCAAAGACAGAAAGGAGATTCTCTCAATGCGCTCTACAAAGTGGCCGGAGACGAAAATTCAAAAACAAACTTGACAATACAACTAAATGCTGTGGATCAAGAGGTTAAGGCAAGACAAAAGGCCATTTTTGAAAAACCACAGTTGAGTTTGCTCAGCCTGTTGCTTAAATTGGGAACAGAACCTGAAGTTCCGGATTTTGAAGGAAATGAGGAGGAAATTAAGGAAAAATCATTTTACTACTACCGATCCCATTATTTTGATCTGATCGATCTATCTGATGATCGAATCGTTAGGTTACCCCTGTTTCATGGTAAAATAGACCGATATCTGAACAAATTAACTTCACAAATACCGGATAGCATCAATAAAGCTTTGGATGTCATACTTGGCAAAGCCCCTGCTAAATCTTATGCCTTTAAATACATACTTTCTACCTGGCTAACCCATTATGCCAATTCGAAATACGTTGGAATGGATGCTGTTTATGTCCATCTAGTGGACAATTATTATTCAAAAGGCATGGCTTATTGGTTGGATGAGGAGCTTTTGGCAAAAATGATGTCGGATGCCAAGACCCTCAAGCCTTTGTTACTGGATCAGATTGCACCGGATATTACAGTTTACAAGCAAGATGGAACCCCAGTGCGCTTGCATAAAATACAATCTGAGTATACGATTTTATATATTTGGGCTCCGGACTGCGGTCATTGTAAGAGTTCAATGCCACATCTGATTAAGTTTTATGAAAATTACAAAGACAAAGGTGTGGAAGTTTTAGCGCTGTGTTCAAAAGTAGGTGAAGACGAAAAAACTTGCTGGGAAGGCGTACAAAGTCTTCATATGGAGTCACTTGTAAATACTTCTGACCCATTTCACCGATCGAAATTCCGGCTTACGTACGATGTAAAGACCACACCTGTGGTTTATATTTTAGACAAAAACAAAAAAATTCTAACAAAAAAAATATCCGCTGAGCAACTCCCAGAAGTGATGGAAAAGCTCATGGCTATGGATAAAAACGAAGACTAACTGGTTGGGGCTGCAAAAAAAAATTTTCGGTACTGTTATATATTATAAAAAATTGTAATATATTTGTGCCTGATTTTTTTGTTTTTAGTAAATACACAACCAATGAAGTATTTTAAGACCTACTCCTGGAGGCCATTGGCCTTCGTCGGCTTGCTTTTCTTCGCAGCTTGCAATAAAGATGTGCCGACACCGAACTCACCAGCTCTTGATTTGGCGGATAATCGCCTGGTCAGAGAGTGGCTTGACTTAAGCGTTACTCTAAGTCAGCAGTGCAATGGGTATTCTGAACCCATTATAGCCCGCTCCTTCAGATATCTCACGTTTGCTCTTTATGAATCTCTGGTCCCAGCAGTGCCAGGAATTCAATCCCTTCAAGTCAATTTGGATGGGTTTAAAGTTGTTTTGCCTCAGGCAGATCCGGCCCTTGTATATCACTGGGGCTTAGTGGCCAATGAGGTGATGTCTCAACTCAATAAAAGGTTTTTCGAGTCAGCAGGAGATTATTGGGTACAACAAATTTTAGGATTGCAAAACAAACACAGACTAGAATTTTCCGCCAATTTAGATCAAGATGTTTTACTTCGATCTGAAAGCTTAGGCAAATCTATCGCCAAAGCCATCTGGGATTTTAGCCTGACCGATGGAAAGGGCTATTCATTTTTGGATAATTATCCGCGGGGATATGTTTATCCAACTGGACCTGGTAAGTGGATTCCTACCTCTCCAGATTATAGACCTAACCCGCTTTTGCCACATTGGGGTGAGACTCAAGCGGTATTGAATGTCAATGTTTTAGGGGTGCAACCACCGAAGGTTTTAAAGTATGCCGATTCTCCCAATTCTATTATCTATTCTGAAGCCCTCGAAGTATATAACCTGAGCAAGGCAATTGTACCTGAGCAAAAAGAGGATTTCAATTACTTTAACAAAGAAATGCATGCCAATGCAGTTCCCGTTTCACATGTATTCAGACTGGCATTGCAAATTAGTAAAGAACAGCAACTTGATCTAAGCTCCACCATTCGAATGTTGTGTTCCTTGTCTTTTGGGATTCATGACGGACTTGTAGCCGCATGGAAACAAAAATATACACATCATTTGTGCAGGGTGTCAAGTTATATCAAGCAGGAAATTGATCGGTTTTATGTCCCACAAATGGGTTCAGAACCCACACCGGATTTTGTTTCAGAAGAGGCCATTGTATACAGTATTGGGGCTGAAATTTTGTCCGCTTATTTTGGTTACAGATTTCCATTTATGGATCATACCCAATCAGAGAGAAATGATTTAAGGGCAAAGTCAAGAGAGTTTACCTCATTCAGAGAATTTGCCAGAGAAGCAGCTTTTATAGACATGCATTTGGGAGTGCATTACCGGAGCAGCATAGAGGCTGGACTTGAAATGGGTTATGATATTGCTCAGAATATTTTGAGGATAGATTTTCATAAGAAGTAGTTGTAATTGTCAAAATTAACCTGATTCATCCTCCTGAGGCATTCGTTTCAGGAGGATTTTTATATTAAAGGGCTTGTAAAATTCAATTAATTTTGCAATTCGATGAAAAGAAATTTAAACCTGAATTATAAGGCCAATTCTGGATTAAATTCTTAGATCATACTTCGATGCTTTAACCTAATCAATTGATTTTACAATGAAAGTTTTCAAATTTGGCGGTGCTTCTGCCAAAGATCCGGAAGGGCTTAAGAACATTCGAAATATTATTTTGCAATATGGTGCATCCTCACCGCTTGTGGTGGTCATATCTGCCATAGGAAAAACAACCAATGCCCTGGAAGAAGTGGTCAATGCTAAATTGACGGATAAATCGAAAGCCTTTGATTTATTGAGAATCATCCGCAAACAACATGAAAGTTATATAGAACAGTTATTTGGTAAATTTCCGGATGTTTTAATGGACGATATCAATGAGCATTTTGTCGAAGCGGAATGGTTATTGGATGAGGACCGGAAGATGCACTATGATTATATGTATGACCAAATTGTTTCGGTGGGTGAATTGGTTTCATCCAGAATATTGTACCATTGGCTGATTGAATCCGGATCAAATGCTCAATGGGTGGATGCCAGAGAAATTATCCGAACCGATGAAACCTGGAGGGAAGGCAGGATCCAATGGGAAATGACCAATTCACAAATTTCGCATCGATTGTTGCCATTGCTGCAATCTGGTAAAATGGTGGTGACTCAGGGTTTCATAGGTAGCACCTCAGAAAATAATACAGTTACCTTAGGACGTGAGGGATCTGATTATACGGCAGCCATTATTTCTTCTGCCCTTGATGTACAAGACATGACCATTTGGAAAGACGTACCGGGTGTGTTAACGGGAGACCCAAGAATTTTCGATCATGTGAGCAAACTCGATCGGCTTTCTTATACAGAAGCCATAGAGATGACATACTACGGAGCGAAGGTCATTCACCCAAAGACGATTCAACCTTTGGAAAATGCACAAATCCCGCTATATGTTAAGTCATTTATTCACCCTGAACTGCCAGGAACTTACGTGTCGGGTGATCCAGATCCTGAATACCCTCCCATTGTGGTTTTAGAACCCAATCAAGCATTGGTTCATTTTTCATCCAGGGACCTGTCTTTTATTGCGGAATACCATCTGGCGCGTTTGTTTATTTTATTTGACCGTTTCAGGATTAGAGTCAATATGATGCGAAGTACGGCTATATCCTTTACCATTTGTACACAAAACGACGAATCCAGATTAAAACAATTGTTTGACGAGTTGAAGGATGAATTTAGGATCGTTGTTGATCCAGATCTGGAGTTGTATACGGTCAGACACTACAATGAATACATGCTTCCGGAACTCTTCAAGGAAAAGCTGATTCTTTTGGAAGAAAAAATTCGAAACACTGTTCAGAGGGTGGTTAAAAAATCTCCCCCAATCGTACATAAGAAGATGGTTGAATAAAATTACTCCAATTCCTTTTTACCATACATTGAACAAATAGGGCACAGTGCTTTCTGATGCCCTCGTGCAGGACAGAACTTTCGACCGAAATAGATGATTTGAAGGTGGAGCTTGTTCCAATTATCCTTCGGAAAAAGCTTCTTAAGGTCTGTTTCCGTTTGCGTCACATTTTTGCCGGAACTCAAACCCCATCGCCAGGCCAGCCGATGAATATGGGTATCCACAGGAAATGAAGGCACTCCAAAAGCTTGAGCCATTACAACTGAAGCGGTTTTATGTCCAACGCCCGGAAGCTCTTCCAATAATTCCAATTGGTCAGGGACCTGATCATGGTATTTGTTGTGTAAAATTTCAGAAAGAGACTTTATGGCTTTTGATTTGTTTTCCGAAAGTCCACAGGGCCTTATCATTTCCTTTATGGTTTCCAGGGAAAGTTTTGACATGTCGGATGGATTGTCTGCCAAGGCAAACAACTGGGGTGTGATCTTATTGACGCGTTCATCTGTACATTGAGCGGACAACAAAACCGCTACCAACAAGGTAAAGGGATCCTTGTGCTGTAAAGGGACAGGTACATCAGGAAACAAAGCTTCCAATATTTTTTGAATTTCTATTGCCTTTTGTTTTTTTGAAAGCGACATTGGACTATTGTTTCATATTTAGAAACTCCATGGTATCTATGCCATCTGCATATTCGCTTAAACCCGGTTTTTGAGAATTGCCAAATCGCACATTCTCAATATTTCTTAAATCTTTCGGCCCGACCACGCTTTGAATTCGATTTTTATGCGTTACAATTTTTTCTCGAAGATCCTCTTCTGAAGTATAATTCTCAAAATGCAAGGTTGCCAGCGGAGAATTGATTTCATTGTTTTGGATCAGTAACAAAGTCTCTGATTGAAAAAATTGAATTGGATTGAGGAGGCAGATCGCAAGACGGTATTCGTAATTATTTTGATAGCGTGTATTATTTTTCAAATAGCTATAATGCTTGTCCCACAATCCAAGAATTTTATCGATGTCAATATCCTGAGGAATGTAGATTTTGCTCACATTTCTGCAACCCAATCCAAAATAAGAAAAAACATCTTCGCCAAGCAATAGAATTTCTTCATCTGATTCATCTCCATGCAACCATGCTACAGAATTTCGATGCGAACGAATCAGATGTGGTACTTTGGAAAAATATTCCTTAAACAAAGTGGCAGATTGATCACTACCAGTGGCAATGATCATATCATAGTCACTCAATTTGTCAACTAGTATGAACATCTCCGCAGCTTTGGGTTCTAGACGGATCAATATATCTTGAAGCCAAACATAGAGTTGCTTGTCTCTTTCAGAGCATTTTACAATGGCTTGATGACCCGATATCAAGATGCACAACAAATCATGAAATCCCACCAAAGGAATATTTGCAGCTGCTATTAATCCTACTTTTTTTGGCTGTGGAGAAACCGGATACTGTGAAAGCCATTTTTCCAATTCATTTTTTTGTAAATATTGAGAAGCAATGGTGCCAATCATTCTTTCAATTTCTCTTGATTCAAACCAGGGATTTTCAAGTCTTGCCTTGTCAAATGCTTCCTGACGAGATGGGATATCTTTTAACACTTCTATTCCGAGCTGTTGAAATAGATCCAACCAATCTAACATTACATTTCCCATGGTTAAATTACTTCTGATATAGAATCATCATCTTCCAAGCCATCCTTGCGGTGGTTAAGATATTTTCGCCATTTTTCCAATAATTCTTGGAAGTCTTCAGGTAAAGGGACCTCAAATTTCATTCTTTCTCCTGTGACAGGATGGGTGAATGCCAGACTTTTTGCGTGAAGAGGAAATCTAGGCATTAGTTTATAACAGTTTTGAATGAATTGTTTGTATTTACTAAATAGTGTCCCCTTGTGGATTTTTTCTCCTCCATATTTTTCATCATTAAACAATGGATGCCCCAATAATTTTAAATGTATCCTGATCTGATGAGTGCGTCCAGTTTCCAGTTTACACCTGATTAAGCTGGTGTAGTAGAAAGTTTCGACGATTTGATAATGCGTGACTGCATGCTTGCCAAATGAACCATCTGCAAATGCATACATCTTTTGTCTGTTTTTCGGATCTCTACCCAGATTGGCTTCGATGGTTCCCTCCTTTTCTTTAGGTTCTCCCCAAACCAAAGCCAAATATTCTCTGTCAATGGTGTGGTCAAAAAACTGTTTGGCCAAATGAACGTGGGAAAATTCATTTTTGGCCAATATCAAAATGCCGGAAGTCTCTTTGTCAATGCGGTGGACCAATCCATAGCGACTTGTTTTTGGATCTTCAGGATCCAAATTAAAATATCCTGCGATGGCATTTACGAGGGTTCCTGTGTAATTGCCGTGCGCGGGATGGACGACCATTCCGGGAGCTTTATTGACCAATAATAC
This window of the Saprospiraceae bacterium genome carries:
- the nth gene encoding endonuclease III; amino-acid sequence: MSLSKKQKAIEIQKILEALFPDVPVPLQHKDPFTLLVAVLLSAQCTDERVNKITPQLFALADNPSDMSKLSLETIKEMIRPCGLSENKSKAIKSLSEILHNKYHDQVPDQLELLEELPGVGHKTASVVMAQAFGVPSFPVDTHIHRLAWRWGLSSGKNVTQTETDLKKLFPKDNWNKLHLQIIYFGRKFCPARGHQKALCPICSMYGKKELE
- a CDS encoding acyl-CoA reductase, giving the protein MGNVMLDWLDLFQQLGIEVLKDIPSRQEAFDKARLENPWFESREIERMIGTIASQYLQKNELEKWLSQYPVSPQPKKVGLIAAANIPLVGFHDLLCILISGHQAIVKCSERDKQLYVWLQDILIRLEPKAAEMFILVDKLSDYDMIIATGSDQSATLFKEYFSKVPHLIRSHRNSVAWLHGDESDEEILLLGEDVFSYFGLGCRNVSKIYIPQDIDIDKILGLWDKHYSYLKNNTRYQNNYEYRLAICLLNPIQFFQSETLLLIQNNEINSPLATLHFENYTSEEDLREKIVTHKNRIQSVVGPKDLRNIENVRFGNSQKPGLSEYADGIDTMEFLNMKQ
- a CDS encoding aspartate carbamoyltransferase catalytic subunit; the encoded protein is MKEQALSTNHLLGIKDLNLQDIQLILKTADQFKEVINRPIKKVPSLRDITIANLFFENSTRTKLSFELAEKRLSADIINFSSSGSSVSKGETLLDTVQNILAMKVDMIVVRHSSVGAARFIASKVKAQVINAGDGTHEHPTQALLDAFSIQKSLGYLKGAKIAIIGDVLHSRVALSNIFCLTKLGAKIKVCGPPTLIPKYIKDLDIDVDYDLKSTLAWCDVANVLRIQTERMELQYFPSAREYHRFFGIDLELLQSMKNKIILMHPGPINRGVELTSLAADSQQSIILEQVENGVAIRMAVLYLLANKV
- a CDS encoding aspartate kinase gives rise to the protein MKVFKFGGASAKDPEGLKNIRNIILQYGASSPLVVVISAIGKTTNALEEVVNAKLTDKSKAFDLLRIIRKQHESYIEQLFGKFPDVLMDDINEHFVEAEWLLDEDRKMHYDYMYDQIVSVGELVSSRILYHWLIESGSNAQWVDAREIIRTDETWREGRIQWEMTNSQISHRLLPLLQSGKMVVTQGFIGSTSENNTVTLGREGSDYTAAIISSALDVQDMTIWKDVPGVLTGDPRIFDHVSKLDRLSYTEAIEMTYYGAKVIHPKTIQPLENAQIPLYVKSFIHPELPGTYVSGDPDPEYPPIVVLEPNQALVHFSSRDLSFIAEYHLARLFILFDRFRIRVNMMRSTAISFTICTQNDESRLKQLFDELKDEFRIVVDPDLELYTVRHYNEYMLPELFKEKLILLEEKIRNTVQRVVKKSPPIVHKKMVE
- a CDS encoding vanadium-dependent haloperoxidase; amino-acid sequence: MKYFKTYSWRPLAFVGLLFFAACNKDVPTPNSPALDLADNRLVREWLDLSVTLSQQCNGYSEPIIARSFRYLTFALYESLVPAVPGIQSLQVNLDGFKVVLPQADPALVYHWGLVANEVMSQLNKRFFESAGDYWVQQILGLQNKHRLEFSANLDQDVLLRSESLGKSIAKAIWDFSLTDGKGYSFLDNYPRGYVYPTGPGKWIPTSPDYRPNPLLPHWGETQAVLNVNVLGVQPPKVLKYADSPNSIIYSEALEVYNLSKAIVPEQKEDFNYFNKEMHANAVPVSHVFRLALQISKEQQLDLSSTIRMLCSLSFGIHDGLVAAWKQKYTHHLCRVSSYIKQEIDRFYVPQMGSEPTPDFVSEEAIVYSIGAEILSAYFGYRFPFMDHTQSERNDLRAKSREFTSFREFAREAAFIDMHLGVHYRSSIEAGLEMGYDIAQNILRIDFHKK
- a CDS encoding redoxin domain-containing protein produces the protein MLRKLLHVSLLSICILSLDAQGYEIKVKIKAYQNDTLLLGYHFGDKTYLKDTAIRKSDVFTFKDDTLLEGGMYLLVLKPNNDFIQILIDKDNQKFSCETDTNDLSGNIKFKNSKLNQEFYDYLDFLDIQRQKGDSLNALYKVAGDENSKTNLTIQLNAVDQEVKARQKAIFEKPQLSLLSLLLKLGTEPEVPDFEGNEEEIKEKSFYYYRSHYFDLIDLSDDRIVRLPLFHGKIDRYLNKLTSQIPDSINKALDVILGKAPAKSYAFKYILSTWLTHYANSKYVGMDAVYVHLVDNYYSKGMAYWLDEELLAKMMSDAKTLKPLLLDQIAPDITVYKQDGTPVRLHKIQSEYTILYIWAPDCGHCKSSMPHLIKFYENYKDKGVEVLALCSKVGEDEKTCWEGVQSLHMESLVNTSDPFHRSKFRLTYDVKTTPVVYILDKNKKILTKKISAEQLPEVMEKLMAMDKNED
- a CDS encoding RluA family pseudouridine synthase, giving the protein MPWESEQEDEQETREIHLRVDPGQSSIRVDSFIQDKLGKVSRSKIQNAIENGLVSINGHLIKSNYKVRPNDLIDIVLPAQVDHSKVIPENIPLDILYEDEDVLLVNKAPGMVVHPAHGNYTGTLVNAIAGYFNLDPEDPKTSRYGLVHRIDKETSGILILAKNEFSHVHLAKQFFDHTIDREYLALVWGEPKEKEGTIEANLGRDPKNRQKMYAFADGSFGKHAVTHYQIVETFYYTSLIRCKLETGRTHQIRIHLKLLGHPLFNDEKYGGEKIHKGTLFSKYKQFIQNCYKLMPRFPLHAKSLAFTHPVTGERMKFEVPLPEDFQELLEKWRKYLNHRKDGLEDDDSISEVI